Proteins encoded together in one Peribacillus asahii window:
- a CDS encoding sugar ABC transporter substrate-binding protein, with the protein MFNRHKRFLLPILVISVIAIVFIYKQFEEEKPEVVVVLQNLDLDYWEFIKAGAEKGFEDLGINGKVVAPETETVEAQREMLKSVLKENPDVLIVSPVYSADSINSELEKFVKKDIPVLFIYADDTWEHKTAYIGTNNFSLGEKAGILLASQLQPGDKVALLGGKQRIVEGERIRGAKDSLEAVKLEIVTEKKGLPDDNPKVVREEIESILREHPDLKGVVASTDYIALPVLKVLQEKGMQMPVIGASGIPEMLKLVEGGTLSSAVAQNPYDMGYISVQTALKVTKGERVNHFLDSGVDIITKGNAKDRLHLLNSVLK; encoded by the coding sequence ATGTTTAATAGGCATAAACGATTTCTTCTTCCGATTTTGGTGATTTCTGTGATTGCAATTGTTTTTATATATAAACAATTCGAAGAAGAAAAGCCGGAAGTAGTGGTAGTTTTACAGAATTTAGACCTTGATTACTGGGAATTTATTAAGGCAGGGGCAGAAAAGGGATTTGAAGACCTGGGCATAAACGGTAAAGTGGTTGCACCTGAAACTGAGACTGTTGAAGCTCAGAGAGAGATGTTAAAGAGTGTTCTTAAAGAAAATCCAGATGTATTGATTGTTTCTCCGGTTTATTCAGCTGATAGTATTAATTCGGAATTAGAAAAGTTCGTCAAAAAGGATATCCCTGTATTATTCATATATGCGGATGATACTTGGGAACATAAGACGGCTTATATCGGTACGAATAACTTTTCTTTAGGAGAAAAAGCCGGAATATTACTGGCCTCACAGCTGCAGCCTGGAGATAAGGTGGCTCTTCTTGGTGGAAAACAACGGATTGTTGAAGGGGAACGGATAAGAGGAGCTAAAGATAGTTTAGAGGCTGTGAAGCTCGAAATTGTGACAGAAAAAAAAGGATTACCAGATGATAATCCTAAAGTAGTTAGAGAGGAAATAGAAAGTATTTTACGAGAGCATCCCGACCTTAAAGGTGTAGTTGCCTCAACGGATTATATTGCACTTCCTGTGTTAAAGGTACTTCAGGAAAAGGGAATGCAAATGCCTGTTATAGGAGCAAGCGGAATTCCTGAGATGCTTAAGTTAGTAGAAGGAGGAACATTGTCTAGTGCAGTAGCGCAAAACCCTTATGATATGGGGTATATAAGCGTCCAAACCGCATTAAAAGTAACAAAGGGGGAACGGGTCAATCACTTCCTTGATAGTGGCGTAGATATTATCACAAAAGGGAATGCGAAGGATAGACTTCATCTCTTAAATAGTGTGCTGAAGTAA
- a CDS encoding DUF3231 family protein, giving the protein MTEHHARLTSAEIACIWTAYMNDSMSKCILGYFLKDVEDQEIRSIIQFAYDLSSSHIEKLTHLYQEEQLPLPTGFTSEDINMDAPRLYTDSFMLDFIGHLSRLSLVTYGGFVSMSARKDIRAYFLECLTQASNLYDMGADVSLSKGLFVRPPYIAYPTKSDFVDSKKYLSGLNPFTDKRPLNAVEIAYLYMNIKTNLMGSKIALSFAQTSSRENIQKWMLRGKDISNKHVQIFTKALINNDIQSPMPSDLSITDSTTPPFSDKLTMFLMSFLSAAGIGNYATAAAASQRSDLAMNYERLSLEIGQYAKDGADIMISNEWLEQPPGTLDKEQLAKNKNQHS; this is encoded by the coding sequence ATGACTGAACATCATGCTCGACTAACCTCGGCTGAAATCGCTTGTATTTGGACTGCATACATGAACGATAGTATGTCCAAATGTATTTTAGGTTATTTTCTAAAAGATGTAGAGGATCAAGAAATCCGTTCTATTATCCAATTTGCTTATGACCTTTCATCTTCCCATATCGAAAAACTTACCCACTTGTATCAAGAAGAACAACTGCCATTACCGACAGGATTTACAAGTGAGGATATAAATATGGATGCCCCTCGTCTATATACTGATTCATTTATGCTGGATTTTATCGGTCATTTATCCAGATTAAGCTTAGTTACATACGGTGGCTTTGTTTCAATGAGTGCTAGAAAAGATATAAGAGCATATTTTCTGGAATGCCTTACGCAAGCATCTAACTTATACGATATGGGTGCGGATGTATCCCTTTCAAAAGGATTGTTTGTTAGACCACCCTATATTGCTTATCCAACTAAATCAGACTTTGTAGACAGCAAAAAATATTTAAGCGGATTAAATCCGTTTACTGACAAAAGACCGCTGAATGCAGTAGAAATAGCTTATTTATATATGAATATTAAAACCAACCTCATGGGATCAAAAATTGCGTTAAGTTTTGCCCAAACATCATCAAGAGAAAATATTCAAAAATGGATGTTAAGAGGAAAAGATATTTCAAACAAACACGTTCAAATCTTTACAAAAGCATTAATAAATAACGATATACAATCACCCATGCCGTCAGACTTATCTATTACCGATTCAACAACGCCGCCTTTTTCAGATAAATTAACAATGTTTCTTATGTCATTCTTGAGTGCAGCTGGTATAGGAAACTATGCAACAGCAGCTGCTGCAAGTCAGCGAAGCGATTTAGCCATGAATTATGAACGTTTATCACTTGAAATCGGTCAATATGCGAAAGATGGCGCTGACATAATGATTAGTAACGAATGGCTCGAACAGCCACCTGGAACGCTGGATAAAGAACAACTTGCAAAAAATAAGAACCAACATAGTTAA
- a CDS encoding response regulator has protein sequence MKFTTKLYTSIGFILLLISISVVILMSMLEQSIIKMNVVVNELYERIDIASEIKYETANIGRAFREATATSVNGNNREALNAWEESNLRIKQGIESLKELDTQEKSLDLMEQYTTLHDSYQDMVQQVIVWKKVDIEVGSQAAMVDEIKLTRERMLQTSQLLLGLQEQEMKNELLRSRDTYNWAVTSIYIYLAISLSLGIGLIIWIIRSMTKNLNKVTTVMDSVSNSNGDDLPRIEIVSKDEIGSIAAAFNTMVSELEAHSKLEKHLLEEAEEHGWLKTKIAEIATMYPEAKDIQMLGESFISKLVPIVDASFGVLYLKSENGAQPYLKKIAAYAFSNQFKASEGFYIGEGLVGQCALEKQAILLTQVPEDYISIRSGTGEGSPRNIIILPVQLEGEVLAVIEIASFHAFTSSQVKLLEEINSTLGMAINSMLNHMRAERLLQESQALTEELQVQSEELQLQQEELRTTNEKLEEQYTASEQKKKELEKVREALEEKAQQLEISSQYKSEFLANMSHELRTPLNSLLILARILSENEEGNLSKKQEEYTRTIYTSGNDLLFLINDILDLAKIESGKLEVISKEVNLYDVQDYLSKQFSPIASQKDIQFNVQLEPTVSNYLYTDEQCLKQILKNLLSNAFKFTESGSVSLQVRKVRTEYIEKQMPVSAQAEYMLAFSVIDTGIGVPREKQRVIFDAFKQADGTTSRKYGGTGLGLSISREMASVLGGFIELTSEVGKGSNFTLYLPILQSSEILEANSYIEEAAAGLEYEDYSLNEEGSSINEEGKSSLKHKKVLIVDDDIRNVYALTIALEKYEMDIIVAENGREGIEMLQGNPDTDIVLMDIMMPEMDGFEAMRRIRQLPRYETLPIIALTAKAMKQSREECLAAGATDYISKPIDVDQLFSLMHVWLYRKEG, from the coding sequence ATGAAATTTACAACAAAGCTCTATACGAGCATCGGCTTCATTTTACTATTAATTTCTATTAGCGTCGTTATTTTAATGAGCATGCTTGAACAGTCTATAATTAAGATGAACGTCGTGGTGAATGAACTATATGAACGAATTGACATTGCTTCAGAGATAAAATATGAAACTGCCAATATTGGAAGAGCGTTCAGGGAGGCTACAGCAACTTCGGTAAATGGGAACAATAGAGAAGCCTTGAATGCTTGGGAAGAATCAAACTTGAGGATCAAACAAGGAATTGAGTCACTTAAAGAACTGGATACGCAAGAAAAATCACTTGATTTAATGGAACAATATACAACACTGCATGATTCATATCAAGATATGGTACAGCAAGTCATAGTATGGAAAAAAGTAGATATTGAGGTTGGTAGTCAAGCGGCAATGGTGGATGAAATCAAACTTACTCGGGAAAGAATGCTTCAAACTTCTCAACTCCTTCTTGGATTACAAGAACAAGAGATGAAGAATGAACTTTTAAGATCTCGAGACACTTATAATTGGGCTGTCACATCGATATATATCTATTTAGCTATCAGCTTGAGCTTAGGAATAGGACTGATTATTTGGATTATTAGAAGTATGACTAAGAACCTCAATAAGGTAACGACTGTTATGGACAGTGTTAGCAATAGTAATGGGGATGATTTACCTCGTATTGAAATCGTTTCCAAAGATGAGATTGGTTCAATTGCAGCTGCTTTTAACACAATGGTTTCGGAGCTTGAGGCACATAGTAAGTTAGAAAAACACTTATTAGAGGAAGCTGAAGAACATGGCTGGCTTAAAACGAAAATTGCTGAAATAGCAACGATGTACCCGGAGGCTAAAGATATACAGATGCTGGGTGAGTCATTCATTTCTAAGCTTGTTCCTATAGTAGATGCGAGTTTCGGTGTTTTATATTTGAAGAGTGAAAATGGAGCTCAGCCGTATCTTAAAAAGATAGCAGCGTATGCTTTTTCAAATCAGTTTAAGGCATCTGAAGGTTTTTATATTGGAGAAGGGCTTGTTGGACAATGTGCGCTTGAAAAACAGGCCATCCTGCTTACACAAGTACCAGAAGATTATATAAGCATACGTTCCGGTACAGGGGAAGGTTCACCAAGAAATATTATTATCTTACCTGTGCAACTTGAAGGAGAGGTGCTTGCGGTAATCGAAATTGCCTCCTTCCACGCCTTTACCTCTAGTCAAGTTAAGCTTCTTGAAGAAATCAATAGTACGTTAGGAATGGCCATCAATAGTATGTTAAATCATATGAGAGCAGAACGATTGTTGCAAGAATCACAAGCTTTAACAGAAGAACTTCAAGTCCAATCTGAAGAATTACAATTACAGCAAGAGGAATTAAGGACGACAAATGAGAAACTTGAGGAGCAGTATACAGCCTCCGAGCAGAAGAAAAAAGAGTTAGAAAAAGTAAGGGAGGCTCTTGAAGAAAAAGCTCAACAATTAGAGATTAGCTCACAATATAAATCGGAGTTTCTTGCTAACATGTCTCATGAGCTTAGGACACCACTGAATAGTTTACTCATTTTGGCACGGATTCTTTCTGAAAACGAAGAGGGCAATCTTTCAAAGAAACAAGAGGAATACACTCGGACCATCTATACTTCGGGTAATGATTTACTCTTTTTGATAAATGATATTTTAGATTTGGCCAAAATAGAGTCGGGTAAATTAGAAGTGATTTCCAAGGAAGTCAATCTATACGATGTACAAGATTATTTGAGTAAGCAATTCTCACCTATTGCTAGTCAGAAAGATATTCAGTTTAACGTTCAATTGGAACCTACTGTATCAAACTATTTATATACAGATGAACAATGTCTAAAACAAATATTAAAAAATCTGCTGTCCAATGCCTTTAAATTTACTGAAAGCGGTAGTGTATCGCTGCAAGTTCGAAAGGTACGGACGGAATATATTGAGAAACAAATGCCTGTGAGTGCTCAGGCAGAGTATATGCTAGCTTTTTCGGTTATTGATACGGGCATCGGGGTACCTAGAGAAAAACAAAGAGTGATATTTGATGCCTTTAAACAGGCTGATGGAACGACAAGTCGAAAGTATGGCGGGACAGGTTTAGGGTTATCCATAAGTCGTGAAATGGCTTCTGTATTAGGCGGCTTTATCGAGTTAACAAGTGAAGTTGGAAAGGGAAGCAACTTTACACTATATTTACCAATCCTGCAATCAAGCGAGATACTAGAGGCAAACTCCTATATAGAGGAAGCTGCAGCAGGGCTTGAATATGAGGATTATTCACTGAATGAAGAAGGCAGCAGTATAAACGAAGAGGGCAAATCTTCGCTCAAACATAAAAAAGTACTCATTGTGGATGATGATATACGAAATGTTTATGCATTAACAATTGCACTTGAAAAATATGAAATGGATATCATTGTAGCTGAAAATGGCCGTGAAGGGATTGAAATGTTACAAGGTAATCCAGATACCGATATTGTTTTAATGGACATTATGATGCCTGAAATGGATGGTTTTGAGGCGATGCGTAGAATCAGACAACTACCAAGGTATGAAACATTACCGATTATTGCGCTGACGGCGAAGGCTATGAAACAGAGTCGCGAAGAATGTTTAGCTGCAGGAGCAACGGATTATATTAGTAAGCCGATTGATGTAGATCAATTATTTTCGCTTATGCATGTATGGTTATATAGAAAGGAAGGATAA
- a CDS encoding DMT family transporter, whose amino-acid sequence MAGFAEIGSVICLKRADGFKKLLPSLACLFFGSLSFYFLSLSLTSLPVGTAYAIWTGIGSVGSVLAGMIFFNEPRSLRSILLIMCIVIGAIGIKMTSGH is encoded by the coding sequence ATTGCCGGTTTCGCAGAGATTGGCAGTGTCATATGTCTAAAACGCGCAGATGGGTTTAAAAAATTATTACCCTCTTTAGCTTGTCTATTTTTTGGGAGTTTAAGCTTTTATTTTCTTTCTTTGTCATTAACCTCTCTTCCGGTAGGAACTGCTTATGCAATATGGACCGGTATTGGCTCTGTTGGAAGTGTTTTAGCAGGCATGATTTTCTTTAATGAACCTAGAAGTTTAAGATCCATCCTATTAATTATGTGTATTGTTATAGGCGCTATAGGTATTAAGATGACTTCTGGACATTAA
- a CDS encoding GerAB/ArcD/ProY family transporter, translated as MEDPREITTLQAATILISTIIGVGVLPLPLFAVRAGETGAPLVTLFGTGIAAIGLFIITKLGIRHPNKTIITYSEEILGKWLGKFCSIFVIIFFTILTALTAREFGTVVTTSVLIETPLDVTVIVMLVLAAISARNNINVFAYIHNFYLPIILAPVLIVVAVSLKNANILYLRPLVGSGFNEMFFGALTVAALFQGSFVMTLIIPAMKQPKKAMKASIWAILISGGLYLLLVIATVAVFGTEEIKQLFWPTLELARTTSLPGNILQRLDVVFLSVWVTAVFTTIFASYYLTIYSIKQFFRLQDHKMLSYFILPFVYILAMLPEGIFQMYEIIRYVGRIGLSITILYPLFLFILDVLKSKRRKHSESKQI; from the coding sequence GTGGAGGACCCAAGAGAAATCACAACTCTTCAAGCAGCGACAATCTTAATTAGTACGATTATTGGGGTTGGAGTTTTACCTTTGCCGCTGTTTGCTGTAAGGGCAGGGGAAACAGGAGCTCCGCTTGTTACGCTGTTCGGTACTGGGATAGCAGCAATTGGACTATTTATTATTACAAAGCTGGGTATTCGTCATCCTAATAAAACCATTATTACTTACAGTGAAGAGATTCTTGGAAAATGGCTGGGGAAATTTTGTAGTATATTCGTTATTATCTTTTTTACTATTTTAACAGCTCTCACTGCACGTGAATTTGGTACGGTTGTCACGACGAGTGTATTGATTGAAACACCGCTAGATGTAACGGTCATTGTTATGCTTGTATTAGCGGCAATTAGTGCACGAAATAATATAAATGTGTTTGCCTATATACACAATTTCTACCTTCCTATAATATTGGCTCCGGTTTTAATCGTTGTGGCCGTTTCTTTAAAAAATGCTAATATTCTTTATTTGCGTCCCCTCGTTGGGAGTGGTTTTAATGAGATGTTTTTTGGAGCATTAACCGTTGCTGCTTTGTTTCAAGGTTCATTCGTTATGACATTGATTATTCCAGCTATGAAGCAGCCGAAAAAAGCGATGAAGGCAAGTATATGGGCAATCCTTATATCTGGAGGCTTATATTTACTGCTTGTTATCGCAACTGTGGCAGTCTTTGGTACGGAAGAAATTAAACAACTTTTTTGGCCCACATTAGAACTTGCGAGAACAACTTCCCTCCCAGGGAATATTTTACAACGTTTAGATGTTGTTTTTTTATCTGTATGGGTTACGGCTGTATTTACAACTATATTTGCGAGTTATTATTTGACGATTTATTCGATTAAGCAGTTTTTTCGTTTACAGGATCATAAGATGCTGTCCTACTTTATTCTTCCATTTGTCTATATATTGGCTATGCTGCCAGAAGGTATTTTTCAAATGTATGAAATTATTCGATACGTAGGAAGAATCGGACTTAGTATTACGATTCTTTATCCACTGTTTTTATTTATTCTTGATGTATTAAAAAGTAAGAGGAGGAAACATAGTGAGTCAAAACAGATATAA
- a CDS encoding CheR family methyltransferase, which produces MKNKIIQDPVQDQEIERIEIELLLEAIYRYYGYDFRNYAQSFLQRRILQRVRNENLTSVSALQEKLLRDPEVMKRLFSDLSINVTEMFRDPAFFQSFRKNIVPFVKDYPDIRIWHVGCSTGEEVYSMAILLHEEGIYEKAKIWATDINPKILEQAKKGTFSLANMQIYTKNYMEAGGIRAFSEYYKVVGEQVVFHPFLQKNIMFAEHNLVTDSSFNEFDIIICRNVLIYFNKSLQNDVHQLFYESLSLSGFIGLGKREGIRFTRHGNCYEEIDSTEKLYRKYK; this is translated from the coding sequence ATGAAAAATAAAATCATACAAGATCCAGTACAAGATCAAGAGATAGAGCGAATTGAAATCGAGTTACTTCTAGAAGCCATTTACCGCTATTATGGTTATGATTTTAGAAATTATGCACAGTCCTTCCTGCAAAGGAGGATTTTGCAACGTGTTCGCAATGAAAATCTGACAAGTGTTTCAGCATTGCAGGAAAAGCTGCTTCGTGATCCTGAGGTAATGAAGAGATTATTTTCTGACCTTTCGATAAATGTTACAGAGATGTTTCGTGATCCGGCATTTTTCCAGTCTTTTCGAAAAAATATTGTTCCTTTTGTAAAAGATTATCCAGATATTCGAATTTGGCATGTAGGCTGCTCGACTGGTGAGGAAGTTTATTCAATGGCTATTCTGTTACATGAAGAAGGGATCTATGAAAAAGCTAAGATTTGGGCAACCGATATTAATCCAAAAATTTTAGAGCAAGCAAAGAAAGGTACTTTTTCTTTAGCAAATATGCAGATATATACAAAAAATTATATGGAAGCTGGCGGAATAAGGGCTTTTTCAGAATATTATAAGGTCGTAGGTGAACAAGTTGTTTTCCACCCCTTTCTGCAAAAAAATATTATGTTTGCAGAGCATAACTTAGTAACAGATTCTTCATTTAATGAGTTTGATATTATTATTTGTCGAAATGTTCTTATCTATTTTAATAAGAGTTTACAAAATGATGTCCATCAGCTTTTTTATGAAAGTCTAAGTTTATCAGGTTTTATCGGGTTGGGCAAAAGAGAGGGGATTAGATTTACACGTCATGGAAACTGCTATGAAGAAATCGACTCAACAGAAAAACTATACCGTAAATATAAATAA
- a CDS encoding D-serine ammonia-lyase — protein MKNVQDWIEEYPLINELVATEEVFWSNPKYKPFQTVLENLPLNDTDVKDAVERLKRFAPYIAKAFPETRKLKGIIESPIVPIPAMHQQLSHMYEQPLDGTFLLKCDSHLPISGSIKARGGIYEVLKHGEALALEHGLLTVEDDYSIFDSEKFRNFFSQYSIAVGSTGNLGLSIGIMSAKLGFKVTVHMSADAKEWKKNLLKSKGVTVIEYKEDYSKAVKEGRKQAHSEANCYFIDDENSRDLFLGYAVAASRLKKQLEDLNVTVDENHPLFVYLPCGVGGGPGGVAFGLKLLYQDHVHCFFAEPTHSPCMLLGLVTGLHDKVSVQDFGIDNITSADGLAVGRPSGFVGPTIEPLLSGSYTVSDNELFKLLSTLADTENIHLEPSALAGVIGPVKLWNEKQGKEYIKNHNLKDKMKNAVHLMWATGGSMVPKEIMNEYYKKGSEL, from the coding sequence ATGAAAAATGTTCAAGATTGGATAGAAGAATATCCTTTAATAAACGAGTTAGTGGCTACAGAGGAAGTGTTTTGGTCAAATCCTAAATATAAACCATTTCAAACTGTGTTGGAAAATCTCCCGCTTAATGATACTGATGTAAAAGATGCCGTGGAAAGGTTAAAGCGTTTTGCTCCTTACATCGCTAAAGCTTTTCCAGAAACAAGAAAACTTAAAGGAATCATAGAATCCCCTATTGTACCCATTCCGGCGATGCATCAACAGTTATCACATATGTATGAGCAGCCGTTAGATGGGACATTTTTGTTGAAATGTGATAGCCATCTCCCTATTTCAGGTTCCATTAAAGCACGCGGGGGTATTTACGAAGTGTTAAAACACGGAGAAGCATTAGCTCTTGAACATGGTTTATTGACGGTAGAGGATGATTATTCTATCTTTGATAGTGAAAAATTTAGAAACTTTTTTTCACAATACTCCATTGCGGTAGGATCTACGGGCAACTTAGGGTTGAGTATAGGCATTATGAGTGCCAAATTGGGCTTCAAAGTAACAGTTCATATGTCTGCTGATGCGAAGGAATGGAAAAAAAATCTTCTGAAAAGCAAAGGAGTAACAGTTATCGAATATAAGGAAGATTATAGCAAAGCCGTCAAAGAAGGGCGAAAGCAGGCGCATAGTGAAGCGAATTGTTACTTTATTGATGACGAAAACTCTCGTGATTTATTTTTAGGATATGCAGTAGCAGCAAGCAGATTAAAAAAACAATTAGAGGATTTAAATGTAACAGTAGATGAAAACCATCCGCTATTTGTTTACCTTCCATGCGGAGTGGGCGGTGGACCCGGGGGAGTGGCTTTTGGTTTGAAACTACTATATCAAGATCACGTACATTGCTTTTTTGCAGAACCTACACATTCTCCGTGTATGTTACTTGGACTGGTAACAGGGTTGCATGATAAGGTGTCTGTACAAGATTTTGGAATTGACAACATCACATCAGCAGATGGTCTTGCGGTCGGACGACCATCAGGGTTCGTTGGTCCAACTATTGAACCTTTATTAAGCGGAAGTTATACGGTAAGTGACAATGAATTATTTAAACTATTAAGCACATTGGCTGATACAGAAAATATTCACCTGGAGCCTTCTGCATTAGCCGGTGTAATAGGACCCGTAAAGTTATGGAACGAAAAACAAGGTAAGGAGTATATAAAAAATCATAACTTAAAAGATAAAATGAAAAATGCTGTACATCTCATGTGGGCTACCGGTGGAAGTATGGTTCCTAAAGAAATAATGAATGAGTATTATAAAAAAGGATCGGAATTATGA
- a CDS encoding spore germination protein gives MDKVKKGGGTVVLFFKQKKKNGQIISKKTPSSIVEEHSKNKISSSLDETVHFMKGLLGDSNDFVIKHFKVFGQFRAVMFYFSDLTDQTVINNDILKPLMYIPNHLLQRKIVLNDLKDVIINETLYHSQAKLNDCLNRLVDFVLRGETVIAIEGIAEGIHIGTRKLEKRAVNQPETEQAIMGPREGFIENIATNLALLRYRLPTPDFCVKKMEIGRLTKSKVAICYIKGIADNKVINEVEKRLSEIDIDVIMDAGYLEQFIEDNPFSPFPQVHSTERPDKAVANLAEGRVAILVDGSPFALMVPVVFSQFYQTVEDYSTRFLMGSFVRLSRMLALVFSLVFPSLYVSFISFNPELLPTEFAVAVAGGRAGIPFPAVVEVLVIEVAMEVLREATVRLPKQVGGALSIVGVLVIGEAAVNAGLASPITVVVIALTTIGSFATPAYVAAFALRMLRFPIIILAGIFGLYGVVIGIIFIFNHMLSLKSFGVPYMAPVSPENYQGMKDVVIRSPLWWMPKRPTFLHQENVARLREERNKALEHNKVGNDQREEGTSGGPKRNHNSSSSDNLN, from the coding sequence ATGGACAAAGTAAAAAAAGGTGGTGGTACCGTGGTTTTATTTTTTAAGCAAAAGAAAAAGAATGGTCAAATCATCTCCAAAAAGACTCCCAGTTCAATAGTAGAAGAACACTCTAAAAATAAAATTTCTAGTTCTCTTGATGAAACCGTTCATTTTATGAAAGGACTACTTGGAGATAGCAATGATTTTGTGATAAAGCATTTTAAGGTATTTGGTCAATTTCGCGCGGTGATGTTTTATTTTTCAGACTTAACGGATCAAACTGTAATTAATAACGATATATTAAAACCGTTAATGTATATACCTAATCACTTGCTGCAAAGGAAAATTGTCCTGAATGATTTAAAAGATGTCATTATTAACGAAACGCTTTATCACAGTCAAGCTAAGCTCAATGACTGTCTTAATCGTTTAGTTGATTTTGTTTTACGCGGGGAAACCGTTATTGCAATTGAGGGCATAGCAGAAGGGATTCATATTGGAACCCGTAAACTAGAAAAACGGGCAGTTAATCAACCTGAAACCGAGCAGGCGATTATGGGGCCGCGTGAAGGATTTATTGAAAATATTGCAACTAATCTTGCTTTATTGCGCTATCGACTTCCCACCCCCGACTTTTGCGTGAAAAAAATGGAGATAGGACGCCTTACCAAATCAAAAGTTGCTATCTGTTATATAAAAGGAATTGCGGACAACAAGGTCATCAACGAAGTGGAGAAACGACTTTCTGAAATTGATATTGACGTCATTATGGATGCAGGTTACTTAGAACAATTCATTGAAGATAATCCATTTTCTCCGTTCCCGCAAGTTCACAGCACAGAAAGACCAGACAAAGCAGTTGCTAACTTAGCAGAAGGAAGAGTCGCTATTTTAGTGGACGGTTCTCCGTTTGCTTTAATGGTCCCCGTGGTTTTCAGCCAGTTTTATCAAACGGTGGAAGACTATTCAACTAGATTTTTAATGGGGAGTTTTGTGAGACTTTCGCGTATGCTGGCACTCGTATTTTCACTTGTTTTTCCCTCCCTTTACGTTTCGTTCATTTCTTTTAATCCTGAACTGCTGCCAACAGAGTTTGCCGTTGCTGTTGCAGGAGGACGAGCTGGTATTCCTTTTCCAGCTGTGGTTGAAGTATTAGTCATAGAAGTAGCTATGGAAGTACTGCGCGAAGCAACCGTTCGACTGCCGAAACAAGTAGGGGGCGCCTTATCGATTGTTGGGGTACTTGTCATTGGTGAAGCAGCTGTGAATGCAGGCTTGGCAAGTCCGATTACAGTTGTGGTGATTGCATTAACAACCATTGGTTCTTTTGCAACTCCGGCTTATGTGGCTGCTTTTGCACTCAGAATGCTCCGATTTCCCATTATCATATTAGCAGGAATCTTCGGTTTGTACGGAGTTGTTATAGGGATTATTTTTATATTCAACCATATGCTTTCGTTAAAATCATTCGGAGTTCCGTATATGGCCCCTGTTTCTCCTGAAAACTACCAAGGAATGAAAGATGTCGTAATTAGAAGTCCACTATGGTGGATGCCGAAAAGACCGACTTTTCTCCATCAAGAAAATGTTGCTAGATTAAGGGAGGAAAGGAACAAAGCATTAGAGCATAATAAAGTCGGAAACGATCAGCGGGAGGAAGGTACAAGTGGAGGACCCAAGAGAAATCACAACTCTTCAAGCAGCGACAATCTTAATTAG